In one window of Megalops cyprinoides isolate fMegCyp1 chromosome 24, fMegCyp1.pri, whole genome shotgun sequence DNA:
- the LOC118771457 gene encoding uncharacterized protein LOC118771457, which produces MGHLTFLCGVLLALSLVSVSGRPEDILKKIQDLEGKDFGHNYPRHGLNLLYWFAHEYITFDNNNNIQSKQDPKEGVFGFHYFGNKEAVFPSLRNQRGYNYYAVGNLFDSQNLPESQRLPDYVTEEFRSSKNLDSRDQNNRDRIVVRRTPYGSIDEVYVTQHYDFSAGHGSQYDPDNTFRISSDLLKDIRNLPRDKFLKPFPPRARTHYALCHPDRGSGQEVRSDECNHKFSKANCRPSLSSLMCLCCVVSWLLIGFL; this is translated from the coding sequence atgggacatTTGACTTTCCTGTGCGGTGTCCTGCTGGCTCTGAgccttgtctctgtctcaggtCGGCCTGAagacatactgaaaaaaattcaagatCTTGAGGGGAAAGACTTCGGTCACAATTACCCTCGGCATGGACTGAATCTCCTCTACTGGTTTGCCCATGAGTATATTACAtttgacaacaacaacaacattcagTCAAAGCAGGACCCTAAAGAAGGCGTGTTCGGATTTCATTACTTTGGAAACAAAGAGGCTGTCTTCCCTTCCTTGCGCAACCAGAGAGGCTACAACTACTATGCCGTCGGCAACTTGTTCGACAGTCAGAATTTGCCGGAAAGCCAAAGGCTACCGGATTATGTCACGGAAGAGTTCCGCAGCTCCAAGAACTTGGACTCCCGCGACCAGAACAACAGGGACCGCATTGTCGTCCGGCGAACGCCGTACGGCAGCATCGACGAGGTCTACGTCACGCAGCACTACGACTTCAGCGCCGGCCACGGGAGCCAGTACGACCCAGACAATACTTTCAGAATCAGCAGTGACCTTCTAAAAGACATTCGTAACCTCCCGCGGGACAAGTTCCTCAAACCGTTTCCCCCGAGGGCCCGGACCCACTACGCGCTGTGCCATCCGGACAGGGGCTCGGGTCAGGAAGTCCGCTCGGATGAATGCAACCACAAGTTCTCAAAAGCAAACTGCCGACCCTCCCTGAGCTCTCTGATGTGCCTGTGCTGCGTTGTGTCGTGGCTCCTTATCGGATTTCTGTGA